The Streptomyces sp. YIM 121038 genome includes a window with the following:
- a CDS encoding N-acetylmuramoyl-L-alanine amidase, whose protein sequence is MRARAFSMRESLLSAQPIAVAAFSRLSGGTASLRARRRASPSRRRRSVGGDTRGAPPPVRYGGPVVAVFVHHTDSPNGYDCADAPRIIRALAAGQTGARLFDDIGYNFLVDRCGTIYEGRAGGVDRSVVGAHTQGFNHRTAGVAAIGTFTAGTPVPPPMAEAIAALAAWKLGLMDVDPRLRAQLVSSNSLSRFPVGTRATFDAVAGHTDGYTTSCPGAALRAQLPAIRERAAQLQGRSHALKQTREPHSELLQQ, encoded by the coding sequence ATGCGGGCGAGGGCATTCTCGATGCGGGAGAGCTTGCTCTCGGCCCAGCCCATCGCCGTGGCGGCCTTCTCCAGGCTGAGTGGGGGGACGGCTTCCTTGCGGGCCCGGCGCAGGGCTTCGCCGAGCCGGCGGCGGCGGAGCGTGGGCGGCGACACCCGCGGGGCCCCGCCGCCGGTGCGCTACGGCGGCCCCGTCGTCGCCGTCTTCGTCCACCACACCGACTCGCCGAACGGGTACGACTGCGCCGACGCGCCGCGCATCATCCGGGCCCTCGCGGCGGGCCAGACCGGTGCCCGGCTCTTCGACGACATCGGCTACAACTTCCTCGTCGACCGCTGCGGAACGATCTACGAGGGCCGTGCGGGCGGTGTCGACCGGTCCGTCGTCGGCGCCCACACGCAGGGCTTCAACCACCGCACGGCCGGGGTCGCCGCGATCGGCACCTTCACCGCGGGCACCCCGGTGCCTCCGCCGATGGCGGAGGCCATCGCCGCGCTCGCCGCGTGGAAGCTCGGCCTCATGGACGTCGACCCGCGGCTGCGGGCGCAGCTGGTGTCCAGCAACAGCCTCAGCCGGTTCCCGGTGGGGACGCGCGCTACGTTTGATGCCGTGGCCGGGCACACCGACGGCTACACCACCAGCTGTCCGGGCGCCGCGCTCCGCGCCCAGCTGCCCGCGATCCGCGAGCGTGCCGCCCAGCTCCAGGGCCGGTCTCACGCGCTGAAACAGACGCGAGAGCCGCACAGTGAACTTCTTCAACAATGA
- a CDS encoding IS630 family transposase: protein MAATLGAYLVFEDEAGFAMTPSIARTWARRGHTPVVQVRGRSWRRYSIAAMCCYKPGETSRLIFRPRRNPSPNRSGRRSFDWCDYRDLAVRAHIQLGAPIVLVWDNLSTHRAAALRKYADAHDWLTIVHLPSYAPELNPVEGVWSLLRRGPLASVAFTDDDHLERTLRRGLRHIQHHPELIDGCLASTGLTITDYHPTTPRRDQ from the coding sequence ATAGCGGCGACGCTCGGGGCCTACCTCGTGTTTGAGGACGAGGCCGGATTTGCAATGACGCCGTCCATCGCCCGCACCTGGGCCCGACGTGGCCACACGCCCGTGGTGCAGGTCCGGGGCCGGTCCTGGCGCCGCTACTCGATCGCCGCAATGTGCTGCTACAAGCCCGGCGAGACCTCAAGGCTGATCTTTCGGCCGAGGCGAAACCCGTCCCCCAATCGCTCCGGACGCAGGAGCTTCGACTGGTGCGACTACCGCGACCTGGCCGTGCGCGCGCACATCCAGCTCGGCGCCCCCATCGTGCTCGTCTGGGACAACTTGAGCACGCACAGAGCCGCCGCGCTACGCAAGTACGCCGATGCCCATGACTGGCTCACTATTGTCCACCTTCCCTCCTACGCGCCGGAGTTGAACCCGGTCGAGGGAGTGTGGTCGCTCCTGCGCAGAGGACCGCTGGCCAGCGTCGCCTTCACCGACGACGACCACCTCGAACGTACCCTCCGCCGCGGACTACGGCACATCCAGCACCACCCCGAACTCATCGACGGATGCCTCGCCAGCACCGGACTCACCATCACCGACTACCACCCGACAACACCCCGAAGAGATCAGTAG
- a CDS encoding IS701 family transposase produces the protein MTARRPCPPAPGPLERYAACFDDLFASLAQRRGFREYLTGLLAPRDRNKTLTCLAGAEPVVGARNPAVQRLQFFLSESAWDAGQVNSRRLELLREQPETAPHPGGVIVIDDSGDRKDGTATAHVGRQWLGRYGKTDNCIVTVTTVWTDGRVYYPLHAQPYTPAHHFPRGRRDPAFRTKPQIAAALTARGKEAGFACRAVVADCAYSVSDDWYLALREARLPYVVHLKPHRGTWAPAHQPHTPVDAASALAWHDPEHPGDWTPVERHFRDGHTETWWAADARLSGWGPHNRVRLVVATTDPATLPPKATWYLATNLPHPDAPHAATDPHPPADLAEIVRLYGLRPWIEQSYKQIKDELGWADFQVRSARAIARHQTLVNCAFSFCWDQWFAPPGPVDTTAPDPCPDDRAERGHPHAPPAPTALLAQGFTRHPGLAHPRHHPATLVAGLDRQGPTRSPPVPDRRGHHRQTPRPLPPDLTNYRY, from the coding sequence ATGACCGCTCGTCGCCCGTGTCCACCGGCGCCGGGACCGCTGGAGAGGTATGCCGCGTGCTTCGACGACCTGTTCGCCTCCCTGGCCCAACGGCGGGGATTCCGCGAGTACCTCACGGGCCTGCTGGCGCCGCGGGACCGGAACAAGACGCTGACCTGTCTGGCCGGTGCGGAACCGGTCGTCGGTGCCCGCAACCCGGCGGTGCAACGGTTGCAGTTCTTCCTGTCCGAGTCTGCCTGGGACGCCGGGCAAGTCAACAGCAGACGGCTTGAGTTGCTGCGCGAGCAGCCGGAAACCGCTCCGCACCCGGGCGGGGTCATCGTGATCGACGATTCCGGAGACCGCAAGGACGGCACGGCCACCGCCCACGTGGGCCGGCAGTGGCTGGGCCGGTACGGCAAGACAGACAACTGCATCGTCACAGTGACCACGGTATGGACCGATGGGCGGGTGTACTACCCGCTGCACGCCCAGCCCTACACCCCCGCCCACCACTTCCCGCGCGGCCGGCGTGATCCCGCCTTCCGCACCAAGCCGCAGATCGCCGCAGCTCTTACGGCCCGGGGCAAGGAGGCGGGCTTCGCGTGCCGGGCGGTGGTGGCCGACTGCGCCTACTCCGTCAGCGACGACTGGTATCTCGCGCTGCGCGAGGCCCGCCTGCCCTACGTGGTTCACCTCAAGCCGCACCGCGGCACCTGGGCACCCGCCCACCAGCCGCACACCCCCGTCGACGCCGCCAGCGCCCTGGCCTGGCACGACCCCGAACACCCCGGCGACTGGACACCGGTTGAGCGCCACTTCCGCGACGGGCACACCGAGACCTGGTGGGCCGCCGACGCCCGCCTGAGCGGCTGGGGACCCCATAACCGGGTACGGCTGGTCGTGGCCACCACCGACCCGGCCACCCTGCCGCCCAAGGCCACCTGGTACCTGGCCACCAACCTGCCCCACCCCGACGCACCCCACGCCGCCACCGACCCCCACCCGCCCGCCGACCTCGCCGAGATCGTCCGGCTGTACGGGTTGCGGCCCTGGATCGAGCAGAGCTACAAACAGATCAAGGACGAGCTCGGGTGGGCCGACTTCCAGGTCCGGTCCGCCCGCGCTATCGCACGTCACCAGACCCTGGTGAACTGCGCGTTCTCCTTCTGCTGGGACCAATGGTTCGCCCCACCCGGACCCGTGGACACCACCGCTCCCGACCCCTGCCCCGACGACCGGGCAGAGAGGGGGCACCCCCATGCCCCACCAGCCCCAACTGCCCTGCTGGCCCAGGGCTTTACGCGCCATCCGGGCCTGGCTCACCCCCGCCACCACCCTGCAACGCTGGTGGCAGGCCTGGACCGACAAGGACCCACCCGCTCACCTCCAGTCCCTGATCGACGCGGTCACCACCGGCAAACCCCTCGACCTCTACCGCCGGATTTAACGAACTACCGTTACTGA
- a CDS encoding single-stranded DNA-binding protein — protein MLRLTPNGTPVINFTVASTPRVFDRERDAWWDGEPTFLDCTVWRQLAENVAASVRKGARLVVGRLRTER, from the coding sequence GTGTTGCGGCTCACCCCGAACGGGACGCCGGTGATCAATTTCACCGTCGCCTCGACTCCACGGGTCTTTGACCGGGAGAGGGATGCATGGTGGGATGGGGAGCCGACGTTCCTGGACTGCACCGTGTGGCGGCAGCTCGCGGAGAACGTGGCTGCCTCGGTTCGCAAGGGCGCTCGTCTGGTGGTGGGCAGGCTGCGGACCGAGCGGTGA
- a CDS encoding Uma2 family endonuclease, whose protein sequence is MSVDAILYTEFPAGYTVFFGADGKVIMTPQSEEHSSTIRSMQIDTLALGRHAKVTSDVYIDFPADENSAPDLAILREDARKQGKRYSFEDVLLIAEVVSVSSARKDYDDCTAKYGRYGIPVYVIVDPYAGEVVVHTEPAGAGYITARTHPYGTGKLPIELADGRTFTLDLDELPRPEPENS, encoded by the coding sequence ATGAGCGTCGACGCGATCCTGTACACCGAGTTTCCCGCCGGGTACACGGTTTTCTTCGGTGCCGACGGGAAGGTGATCATGACTCCGCAGAGTGAGGAGCACTCCAGCACGATCCGCTCGATGCAGATCGACACCCTCGCTCTCGGTCGTCACGCGAAGGTCACGTCCGACGTCTACATCGACTTTCCTGCCGACGAGAATTCCGCCCCCGACCTGGCGATCCTGCGTGAGGACGCGCGGAAGCAGGGCAAGCGCTACAGCTTCGAGGACGTCCTGCTGATCGCCGAGGTGGTCTCGGTCTCCTCCGCACGCAAGGACTACGACGACTGCACTGCCAAGTACGGCCGCTACGGCATTCCGGTCTACGTGATCGTGGACCCGTACGCCGGGGAGGTCGTCGTCCACACCGAACCCGCCGGGGCCGGCTACATCACGGCACGCACCCACCCCTACGGCACCGGCAAGCTCCCCATCGAGCTGGCCGACGGGCGGACCTTCACCCTCGACCTGGACGAGCTGCCCCGGCCCGAACCGGAGAACAGCTGA
- a CDS encoding IS4 family transposase, with amino-acid sequence MPLFDHSSVRGGREVFGSPGVDTSCIRGRGDPMTWGRGGVRPGALSPRFMVYFTLALALFAQDSYDDVAQNLVGALEGMDETIPNRALFTRARQRLGPEVLETVFRRVCGPVAPARVGTAFWRGMRLAAVDGFVLDLPDNKANRELFGGWSDARGAPAGFPQVRVVTLTETGTHASIDARIGGFNGGERELAVQMASSAAGMLVIMDRNFPGVELWKAYTHAGAHLLLRARSTVASRPLEVLPDGSYLGRVSLGRQRASHPGGVTVRVVEYRTDGGELIRLLTDLLDAEAYPAAELASLYHDRWEAESAYRQVKTFQRGPAQVLRSATPALAHQEVWAHLVVHHCLNGIIMRVADGERIDPHRISFVKAHKHVRRSVIQQTKDAVSAVGAFLAMLEVKIRRKLDTGPRRSRSAPRVLKRPDAKYSPSVKKQQPGPTRRVPAKVITLSPATLQ; translated from the coding sequence ATGCCGTTGTTTGACCATTCATCAGTTCGTGGTGGGCGGGAGGTATTCGGCTCGCCAGGCGTTGACACGTCATGCATCCGTGGACGGGGCGATCCGATGACGTGGGGCCGGGGCGGGGTGAGGCCGGGTGCTCTCTCGCCGCGGTTCATGGTCTACTTCACGCTCGCGTTGGCGCTGTTCGCGCAGGACTCCTACGACGATGTCGCGCAGAACCTGGTCGGGGCGCTGGAGGGAATGGACGAGACGATCCCGAACCGGGCCTTGTTCACCCGCGCCCGGCAGCGCCTGGGGCCAGAGGTGTTGGAGACGGTGTTCCGTCGGGTGTGCGGACCGGTGGCCCCTGCCCGGGTGGGCACGGCGTTCTGGCGCGGGATGCGGTTGGCCGCCGTCGACGGCTTCGTACTGGACCTGCCGGACAACAAGGCCAACCGGGAGCTCTTTGGCGGGTGGAGCGACGCGCGCGGGGCGCCGGCCGGGTTTCCGCAGGTGCGGGTGGTGACGCTGACCGAGACCGGCACACACGCCTCGATCGACGCCCGGATCGGAGGCTTCAACGGTGGCGAGCGGGAGTTGGCGGTACAGATGGCCTCCTCCGCGGCCGGGATGCTGGTCATCATGGACCGCAACTTCCCCGGGGTGGAACTGTGGAAGGCGTACACCCACGCCGGAGCACATCTGCTGCTGAGGGCTCGGTCGACGGTCGCCTCCCGGCCGCTTGAGGTGCTGCCGGACGGGAGCTACCTGGGGCGGGTGAGCCTGGGTAGGCAGCGGGCCTCGCATCCGGGCGGGGTGACGGTCCGGGTCGTCGAGTACCGCACCGACGGCGGCGAGCTGATCAGGCTGTTGACCGATCTGCTGGACGCCGAGGCCTATCCAGCAGCGGAGCTGGCCTCGCTCTACCATGATCGCTGGGAGGCGGAATCGGCCTACCGGCAGGTCAAGACGTTCCAGCGTGGACCCGCGCAGGTGTTGCGCTCGGCCACTCCGGCGCTGGCGCATCAGGAGGTCTGGGCGCATCTGGTGGTGCACCACTGCCTGAACGGGATCATCATGAGAGTCGCCGACGGCGAGCGGATCGACCCGCACCGGATCTCCTTCGTCAAGGCTCACAAGCACGTACGGCGCAGCGTGATCCAGCAGACCAAGGACGCCGTCTCGGCCGTCGGGGCATTCCTGGCGATGCTGGAAGTCAAGATCCGCCGCAAGCTCGACACCGGGCCTCGCCGCAGCCGTAGTGCGCCACGGGTCCTCAAACGCCCGGACGCGAAATACTCGCCCTCGGTCAAGAAACAGCAGCCCGGCCCCACCCGGCGAGTCCCCGCCAAGGTGATCACCCTCAGCCCGGCAACGCTTCAGTAA